In one Arenibacter antarcticus genomic region, the following are encoded:
- the dnaE gene encoding DNA polymerase III subunit alpha produces MFLIFDTETTGLPKRWNAPYTDTDNWPRCIQIAWQLHDDMGRLVESQDYLVRPDGFNIPYDAEQIHGISTELAQEKGVSIEEVLQKFNEALGKAKFVVGQNVGFDLNIMGAEFHRYHVANSLQELPVLDTCTEHTAKLCQIPGGRGGKFKLPTLTELHQYLFGEPFGEAHNATADVEATTRCFLELLRRKEYTEEQLDVTPDYFKNFSEANPQEIQLIGLKHINLKKASKKIADKLWAKDTGVISQEEIKENIRTLEDAQFVHLHNHSQFSVLQSTMSVAELVQNAAKEKMPAVALTDHANMMGAFHFVTAVNGHNSKVKAKNAEALENGEAPTEQEIKAILGCEFFVCEDHTNKSVKDHGYQIVILAKNKKGYHNMAKMSSIAYTDGFYYVPRIDRKVIEKYKEDLIVLTGNLYGEVPGKILNVGENQAEEALLWWKEQFGDDLYIEIMRHGQEDEDRVNQVLVAFAQKHQVKMVATNNTYYGAKEDAEAHDILLCVKDGEKQATPIGRGRGYRYGLPNQEYYFKSDSQMKEAFKDLPDSILNIQEVVDKVESYELARDVLLPIFDIPEQFKVVEDVVDGGKRGENAYLRHITYEGAKKRYAEITEEIRERLDFELTTIENSGYPGYFLIVEDFIREARNMDVSVGPGRGSAAGSVVAYCLKITNIDPLKYDLLFERFLNPDRVSMPDIDIDFDDEGRGRVMDYVIKKYGSNQVAQIITYGTMAAKSSIRDTARVLDLPLGDADRISKLIPTMSKLSKIFGVSVADLKKKFRSEELEKVNELLNIAEGHDLEARTLKMARILEGSVRNTGIHACGVIITPSDITNFVPVATAKDSDLYVTQFDNSVVENAGLLKMDFLGLKTLTLIKDTVKIVKLKHDIDLVPDDFPLDDEKTYELFQKGDTVGVFQYESPGMQKHMKDLKPTVFDDLIAMNALYRPGPMEYIPSFIARKHGAEEITYDLADMEEYLKETYGITVYQEQVMLLSQKLAGFSKGDADVLRKAMGKKIFALLEKLKPQFLDGGEKKGHPREVLEKIWKDWEAFASYAFNKSHSTCYAYIAYQTAYLKAHYPAEYMAAVLSNNMNDIKQVTFFMEECKRMGLAVLGPDVNESYYKFAVNAEGAVRFGMGAIKGVGRGAVETIVEHRKEGGPFKSVFDLSKRIDLRAANKKAFENLALAGGFDSFGNTHRAQYFHDEGDGITFLEKVIKYGNKYQENKNSSQVSLFGDASDVQIPEPEVPPCEEWGTMGKLRREKEVVGIYISGHPLDDFNIEIKAFTNANITAVANMGEFVNKELTFAGVISDVQHRTAKNGKGWATFIVEDYTDSMEFRIFGEEYLKYRHFLMINSFAYFKIFIKEGWVNRDTGKKSDPRMQFNMIMMLQEVMETFAKKLTIKLDITQLKEDTILDLKDTLISHDGSHPLSFVVYEMEEKIKVNMTCRKRKINISSELLLQLNEKEVHYKLN; encoded by the coding sequence ATGTTCCTAATTTTTGATACCGAGACCACAGGATTGCCAAAGCGCTGGAATGCTCCGTATACCGACACCGATAACTGGCCTCGATGTATACAGATTGCTTGGCAGTTGCACGATGATATGGGGCGACTAGTGGAGAGTCAGGATTATTTGGTGCGTCCAGACGGATTTAATATTCCCTATGATGCAGAGCAGATACACGGAATTTCCACGGAATTGGCGCAGGAAAAAGGGGTGTCCATAGAAGAGGTGCTTCAAAAGTTTAATGAAGCTCTGGGGAAGGCCAAATTTGTGGTTGGGCAGAATGTAGGGTTCGACCTTAATATTATGGGGGCCGAATTCCATCGGTACCACGTAGCGAACAGCTTGCAGGAATTACCAGTCTTGGATACCTGTACCGAGCATACCGCCAAACTGTGCCAGATTCCCGGAGGAAGGGGAGGAAAGTTTAAATTACCCACCCTTACCGAACTGCATCAATACCTATTTGGAGAGCCCTTTGGGGAAGCTCATAACGCAACGGCGGATGTGGAGGCTACTACCCGTTGTTTCTTAGAGCTATTGCGCCGCAAGGAATATACCGAGGAGCAACTGGATGTAACCCCAGATTATTTCAAGAATTTCTCAGAAGCCAATCCGCAGGAGATCCAATTGATTGGCTTAAAGCACATCAACCTAAAAAAAGCTTCCAAAAAAATTGCCGATAAGTTATGGGCAAAGGATACAGGGGTTATTTCTCAGGAAGAAATCAAGGAAAATATAAGGACCCTAGAGGACGCACAATTTGTTCATCTTCATAACCACTCTCAATTTTCCGTATTGCAGTCTACCATGTCTGTAGCAGAACTGGTTCAGAATGCAGCCAAGGAAAAAATGCCGGCTGTAGCCCTTACAGATCATGCCAATATGATGGGGGCATTCCATTTTGTTACTGCGGTAAACGGTCATAATTCCAAAGTAAAGGCCAAGAATGCTGAAGCTTTGGAGAATGGCGAAGCACCTACCGAACAAGAGATAAAGGCAATTTTAGGATGTGAATTCTTTGTTTGTGAGGACCATACTAATAAAAGTGTAAAGGACCACGGGTACCAGATCGTTATTTTGGCCAAAAACAAAAAGGGGTATCACAATATGGCCAAAATGTCGTCCATTGCTTATACGGACGGATTTTATTATGTGCCACGAATCGATCGCAAGGTCATAGAAAAATACAAAGAAGATCTAATTGTACTTACGGGGAACCTCTATGGGGAAGTGCCCGGTAAAATATTGAACGTTGGGGAAAATCAGGCTGAAGAGGCCCTGTTGTGGTGGAAAGAGCAGTTTGGCGATGACCTTTATATAGAGATCATGCGTCATGGCCAGGAAGATGAGGATCGGGTAAATCAGGTTTTGGTGGCTTTTGCTCAGAAGCATCAGGTAAAAATGGTGGCTACCAATAATACCTATTATGGAGCCAAGGAAGATGCGGAGGCGCACGATATTCTATTGTGTGTAAAGGACGGAGAGAAACAGGCTACCCCTATTGGTCGTGGGCGTGGGTATAGGTACGGTCTGCCTAACCAAGAATACTATTTTAAATCGGACTCCCAGATGAAGGAGGCCTTTAAGGACCTACCAGATTCTATTTTAAATATTCAAGAAGTTGTAGATAAGGTAGAGTCTTATGAGCTCGCTAGAGATGTCCTATTGCCCATATTTGATATTCCGGAGCAATTTAAGGTAGTCGAAGATGTAGTGGACGGTGGGAAAAGAGGTGAAAATGCTTATTTAAGACATATTACCTATGAAGGGGCCAAAAAACGCTATGCGGAGATTACGGAGGAGATAAGGGAGCGACTGGATTTTGAGCTGACAACCATTGAGAATTCTGGCTATCCAGGATATTTTTTGATCGTGGAAGATTTTATTCGCGAGGCTAGGAATATGGATGTTTCCGTAGGACCGGGAAGGGGGTCTGCCGCGGGGTCGGTGGTGGCCTATTGCCTTAAAATCACCAATATAGACCCCTTAAAATACGACCTGCTTTTTGAGCGGTTCCTAAATCCAGACAGGGTGTCCATGCCCGATATCGATATCGATTTTGATGATGAGGGGAGAGGCCGTGTAATGGATTATGTGATTAAAAAGTATGGGTCCAACCAAGTAGCTCAAATTATTACCTACGGGACCATGGCGGCAAAATCCTCAATACGGGATACGGCAAGGGTGTTGGACTTGCCTTTGGGAGATGCCGATAGGATTTCCAAGCTGATTCCGACCATGTCCAAATTGAGCAAGATTTTTGGGGTCAGTGTGGCTGATCTTAAAAAGAAGTTCCGTTCCGAAGAGTTGGAGAAGGTCAATGAGTTGCTGAATATCGCTGAAGGTCATGATCTGGAAGCACGGACCCTGAAAATGGCTAGGATATTGGAAGGCTCGGTCAGAAATACTGGTATACATGCCTGTGGGGTAATCATAACGCCCAGCGATATCACCAATTTTGTTCCTGTAGCCACGGCTAAGGATTCTGACCTTTATGTTACCCAGTTTGACAACTCGGTAGTGGAAAATGCTGGTCTGTTAAAAATGGATTTCTTGGGGCTGAAAACGTTGACCCTTATCAAGGATACCGTGAAAATTGTAAAGTTAAAGCACGATATAGATCTTGTTCCCGACGATTTTCCCTTGGATGATGAAAAGACCTATGAGCTTTTCCAGAAAGGGGATACCGTAGGGGTGTTCCAATACGAATCTCCCGGGATGCAGAAACACATGAAGGATCTAAAGCCTACGGTGTTTGATGACCTTATAGCTATGAACGCCCTGTACAGACCAGGGCCAATGGAATATATCCCGAGCTTTATTGCTCGTAAGCACGGGGCGGAAGAGATTACCTATGACCTAGCGGATATGGAGGAATACCTAAAGGAAACTTATGGTATTACAGTGTATCAGGAGCAGGTGATGCTACTCTCACAAAAATTGGCAGGCTTTTCCAAGGGTGATGCCGATGTTTTGCGTAAGGCAATGGGGAAAAAGATCTTTGCCCTTCTAGAAAAATTAAAACCACAATTCCTGGATGGCGGTGAGAAAAAAGGCCATCCCAGAGAGGTTTTAGAAAAAATTTGGAAAGATTGGGAAGCTTTTGCCTCCTATGCCTTTAATAAGAGTCACTCTACCTGTTACGCCTATATTGCGTACCAGACGGCCTACCTAAAAGCGCATTACCCTGCCGAATATATGGCGGCGGTACTTTCCAATAACATGAACGATATAAAGCAGGTCACCTTCTTTATGGAGGAGTGTAAACGGATGGGCCTAGCGGTATTGGGGCCAGATGTAAACGAATCCTACTACAAATTTGCCGTAAACGCGGAAGGGGCCGTGCGTTTTGGTATGGGGGCCATCAAAGGGGTTGGCCGAGGTGCTGTGGAGACCATAGTGGAGCATAGAAAGGAGGGCGGACCCTTTAAATCTGTTTTCGATCTTTCAAAGCGTATCGATCTGCGAGCCGCCAATAAAAAAGCGTTTGAGAATTTGGCCTTGGCAGGCGGATTCGACTCCTTTGGGAATACGCATCGAGCACAATATTTTCACGATGAAGGGGATGGGATAACCTTTTTGGAAAAGGTGATAAAATATGGGAATAAGTATCAGGAAAATAAAAATTCGTCCCAAGTAAGTCTTTTCGGTGATGCCAGTGATGTGCAGATTCCAGAGCCTGAAGTGCCGCCTTGTGAGGAGTGGGGCACCATGGGGAAACTCCGAAGGGAAAAGGAGGTTGTCGGGATTTATATATCCGGACATCCGTTGGACGATTTTAATATTGAAATAAAGGCCTTTACCAACGCCAATATAACTGCAGTAGCCAATATGGGCGAATTCGTCAATAAGGAGCTTACCTTTGCTGGAGTAATATCGGATGTGCAACATAGGACCGCCAAAAATGGAAAGGGATGGGCCACGTTTATAGTGGAGGACTATACAGATTCTATGGAGTTCCGCATCTTTGGGGAAGAATACTTAAAGTATAGGCACTTCTTAATGATCAATTCATTTGCCTATTTTAAGATATTTATAAAAGAAGGTTGGGTGAATCGTGATACCGGAAAAAAGAGCGATCCCAGAATGCAGTTTAATATGATTATGATGCTGCAGGAGGTAATGGAGACCTTTGCAAAGAAGCTGACCATTAAATTGGATATTACCCAATTAAAAGAAGATACTATCCTAGATCTAAAAGATACTTTGATCTCGCATGATGGGAGTCATCCGCTGAGCTTTGTGGTGTACGAAATGGAAGAGAAGATAAAAGTAAACATGACTTGTAGAAAACGGAAAATCAATATTTCAAGTGAACTACTGTTGCAATTGAACGAAAAAGAAGTACATTACAAGTTGAATTAG
- a CDS encoding 30S ribosomal protein S16, with protein sequence MPVKIRLQRHGKKGKPFYWIVAADSRAKRDGKYLEKLGTYNPNTNPATIDLDLDSAVKWLQNGAQPSDTAKRILSYKGVLLKHHLLGGLRKGALTEEQVEEKFNAWLEEKGKIVGSKVDGLAQAEADAKAKALQAEKEVNEKRAAAAAEANAPAVEEATEEAAPIIVTEETAAPEESTEKE encoded by the coding sequence ATGCCAGTTAAAATTAGATTACAAAGACACGGAAAAAAAGGAAAACCATTCTATTGGATAGTAGCAGCGGATTCTCGCGCCAAAAGAGATGGTAAATACTTGGAAAAATTGGGAACTTATAACCCAAACACCAATCCTGCAACTATCGATTTAGATCTTGACAGTGCTGTAAAATGGTTACAGAATGGAGCTCAGCCTTCAGATACTGCAAAAAGAATCTTATCTTATAAAGGAGTACTTTTAAAGCACCATTTGTTAGGTGGTTTGCGTAAAGGTGCCTTGACAGAAGAGCAAGTTGAAGAAAAATTCAATGCTTGGTTAGAAGAAAAAGGAAAAATAGTAGGTTCTAAAGTCGACGGTTTAGCTCAAGCGGAAGCAGATGCAAAAGCAAAAGCTTTACAAGCGGAAAAAGAAGTAAACGAGAAAAGAGCTGCAGCTGCTGCCGAAGCAAATGCTCCTGCTGTTGAAGAAGCAACCGAAGAGGCTGCTCCGATAATAGTGACGGAAGAAACTGCCGCTCCAGAAGAATCTACAGAAAAAGAATAG
- the rimM gene encoding ribosome maturation factor RimM (Essential for efficient processing of 16S rRNA) has translation MTKEECFYLGKIVSKHSFKGEVLIKLDTDEPELYEKLESVFVSLGNNLVPFFIEKSQLHKSSLLRVRFEEVANESDADKVMGSEIYLPLSFLPKLKGNKFYYHEVVGFTMEDKIHGNIGTIESINDTTPQALFEVKKEEKQLLIPVRDEIIVKVDRENKTIFIETPEGLIDLYLS, from the coding sequence ATGACAAAAGAAGAGTGTTTTTACCTCGGAAAAATCGTTTCTAAACATAGTTTTAAGGGAGAGGTACTCATTAAATTGGATACCGATGAACCCGAATTGTACGAAAAATTGGAATCAGTATTCGTTTCTCTTGGAAACAATCTGGTTCCATTTTTTATTGAAAAAAGTCAGCTCCACAAATCTAGCTTACTCCGCGTAAGATTTGAAGAGGTGGCCAATGAATCGGATGCCGACAAGGTTATGGGCTCCGAAATTTACCTTCCCCTATCTTTCCTCCCCAAACTAAAGGGAAATAAATTCTATTACCACGAGGTGGTCGGATTTACTATGGAAGACAAAATCCATGGCAATATAGGAACCATAGAAAGTATAAATGATACTACCCCTCAAGCCTTATTTGAGGTGAAAAAGGAAGAAAAACAACTACTCATTCCGGTTCGCGATGAAATTATCGTAAAAGTAGACCGTGAAAACAAGACCATTTTTATAGAAACTCCCGAAGGCCTTATAGACCTTTACCTTTCCTAA
- a CDS encoding SET domain-containing protein yields the protein MIHPNTELQFINKEIGYGVVATALIPEGTITWVLDKLDREFSRKELDTLDPIYQNILDTYTFRDNQGRYILCWDNARYVNHSFNSNCLTTAYDFEIAIRDIRIGEQLTDDYGYLNIPTPFRGVDEGTKRKVVYPDDLLKYHKLWDKKLQSVFHKIPLLDQPLKPLLSHDLWTKVTQVAQGRKKMDSIKNNYYDGH from the coding sequence ATGATACATCCAAATACCGAACTACAATTTATAAACAAGGAAATCGGATACGGGGTTGTAGCAACTGCGCTTATTCCCGAAGGGACTATCACATGGGTATTGGACAAGTTAGATAGGGAATTTTCGCGAAAAGAGCTAGACACCTTGGATCCCATCTACCAAAACATTCTAGATACCTATACCTTTAGGGACAACCAGGGCAGATATATCCTGTGTTGGGATAATGCACGTTACGTAAACCACAGCTTTAATTCCAATTGCCTTACTACGGCATATGATTTCGAAATCGCAATAAGAGACATTCGCATAGGGGAACAGTTGACCGATGACTATGGATACCTAAATATACCAACACCGTTCAGGGGAGTGGATGAAGGTACCAAGAGAAAAGTAGTATATCCAGACGATCTCCTAAAATACCACAAGCTATGGGACAAAAAACTACAGAGCGTCTTCCATAAAATTCCCCTACTAGACCAACCCCTTAAACCTTTGTTATCCCATGACCTATGGACAAAGGTTACCCAGGTTGCTCAGGGTAGGAAGAAAATGGACTCCATTAAAAACAATTATTACGATGGGCATTGA
- a CDS encoding tRNA1(Val) (adenine(37)-N6)-methyltransferase: MSKPFVFKQFKILQDRCAMKIGTDGVLLGAWTSIDHHPATIMDIGAGTGIIALMLAQRSEAETIDAIEINEAAYEQCVNNFEASLWGDRLFCYHAGLDEFVDEIEDKYDIIVSNPPFYSERVSSGSESRDMARQSASLPFGELLDGVSKLLSDTGSFSTIIPHKNEKEFLDIAANCKLFPTRITHVQGTPESEVKRSLLELQFKKSQPLMEKLTIEVERHRYTEDYIALTKDFYLKM; this comes from the coding sequence ATGAGTAAACCGTTTGTATTTAAACAATTTAAAATTCTCCAAGATCGCTGCGCGATGAAAATTGGCACCGATGGGGTATTATTAGGAGCCTGGACCTCCATAGACCACCACCCGGCCACTATTATGGATATCGGCGCTGGTACAGGGATTATTGCACTGATGCTGGCCCAAAGAAGTGAGGCCGAAACTATAGACGCTATTGAGATCAACGAGGCGGCTTATGAACAGTGCGTCAACAATTTTGAAGCTTCTTTATGGGGCGATCGATTATTCTGTTACCATGCAGGTTTGGACGAGTTTGTAGATGAAATAGAAGACAAATACGATATCATTGTCTCCAATCCTCCCTTCTATTCCGAAAGGGTTTCCAGCGGTAGCGAATCACGGGACATGGCCAGGCAAAGTGCATCACTTCCTTTTGGGGAACTTTTAGACGGCGTATCCAAACTACTATCCGATACCGGCAGCTTCTCTACCATCATCCCCCACAAGAATGAAAAGGAATTTCTAGACATAGCGGCTAATTGCAAGCTTTTCCCAACTAGAATCACCCATGTACAAGGCACTCCTGAATCGGAGGTTAAACGCAGCCTATTGGAATTGCAGTTTAAGAAATCCCAACCTCTTATGGAGAAACTCACCATAGAGGTAGAGCGCCATCGTTACACCGAAGATTATATAGCACTTACTAAGGATTTTTATCTAAAAATGTAA
- a CDS encoding acyl-CoA dehydrogenase family protein, translated as MRPDLFEAPDYYHMDDLLSDEHILVRDAARAWVKRDISPIIEEYAQKAEFPKQIIGGLAEIGAFGPYIPVEYGGAGLDQISYGLIMQEIERGDSGVRSTASVQSSLVMYPIFAYGSEEQRKKYLPKLATGEFMGCFGLTEPNHGSNPSGMETKFKDMGDHYLLNGAKLWISNAPFADIAVVWAKNEEGRIHGLIVERGMEGFSTPETHNKWSLRASATGELIFDNVKVPKENLLPGKNGLGAPLGCLDSARYGIAWGAIGAAMDCYDTALRYSKERIQFGKPIGATQLQQKKLAEMITEITKAQLLAFRLGQLKNEGRATTAQISMAKRNNVDMAIKIAREARQVLGAMGITGEYSIMRHMMNLESVITYEGTHDIHLLITGADITGLPAFE; from the coding sequence ATGCGACCAGATTTATTTGAAGCCCCCGATTACTACCATATGGACGACCTATTGTCCGATGAACATATTTTGGTGCGCGATGCTGCTAGGGCCTGGGTAAAACGTGACATTTCCCCTATCATTGAGGAGTACGCCCAAAAAGCGGAATTTCCAAAACAAATTATAGGTGGATTGGCGGAAATTGGTGCCTTTGGCCCGTATATCCCTGTAGAATATGGCGGCGCAGGTCTAGATCAGATCAGTTATGGGTTAATAATGCAAGAAATAGAACGTGGGGATAGCGGGGTAAGATCTACCGCCTCCGTGCAATCGTCTTTGGTGATGTATCCCATTTTCGCTTATGGAAGTGAAGAACAGCGAAAAAAATACCTGCCAAAATTAGCAACAGGGGAATTTATGGGCTGTTTTGGACTTACCGAACCCAACCATGGTTCCAACCCCAGTGGCATGGAAACCAAGTTTAAGGATATGGGTGACCATTACCTCTTAAACGGCGCCAAACTTTGGATCTCCAATGCCCCTTTTGCAGATATTGCGGTTGTTTGGGCAAAAAATGAAGAAGGGAGAATCCATGGTCTTATAGTAGAGCGGGGAATGGAAGGATTTTCTACTCCAGAGACCCATAATAAATGGTCTTTACGTGCCTCGGCAACTGGGGAACTGATTTTTGACAATGTAAAAGTGCCTAAGGAAAATCTCTTGCCCGGAAAGAATGGGTTAGGAGCGCCTTTAGGCTGTTTAGATTCTGCACGTTATGGAATTGCCTGGGGAGCCATTGGCGCCGCAATGGATTGCTATGACACCGCATTGCGGTATTCCAAAGAGCGTATTCAGTTTGGGAAACCAATTGGGGCAACCCAATTACAGCAAAAGAAATTGGCTGAAATGATTACAGAAATCACTAAGGCACAATTATTAGCCTTTAGGTTGGGGCAATTAAAAAATGAGGGAAGAGCTACTACTGCTCAGATTTCAATGGCCAAGAGAAATAATGTGGATATGGCCATCAAAATAGCCCGTGAAGCCAGACAGGTGTTGGGTGCCATGGGAATAACAGGGGAATACAGCATAATGCGACATATGATGAATTTGGAAAGCGTTATTACCTATGAGGGTACGCACGACATCCATCTTTTGATCACTGGTGCCGATATAACTGGGCTTCCTGCATTTGAATAG
- a CDS encoding response regulator, with protein MTIKFSSNLLIFPIVVFFSLSTVVVLLWNSSLKGHKELLLNEVETNGIFRFNEFLSSGKENITSLENLGKRIEMTNGAYFKYWEEDAELILKQNPSFKFVEWIDSSMTIKKVTPLKGNESVIDLNISGLPRVKEWTRHVQDSSTNISSWTNLAQGGSSFLVDVPVFFDDKFQGTITAGMDFTVPFNKLVSDLTNGIGEFSIELKDNEGTVFYQYNDPKPDYFKKEYVFVRSYEIDEVDGENWTFSLMPSDLNILKERKREAYSDLVFGILLSLLTSFLIYFYLASRKENIRFRELNAKLSDVNANLKKEQIKVEKASKAKTEFVSNMSHEIRTPLNAILGFIEILKVSNLDHSLIEILSLMDISSKKLLLLVNDILEIDKIESGKIGFKNEVFSPSAELQNILSIYSPSMEAKGLTVQLNFGMCENLAVLGDMGKYGQILTNLLRNALKFTIEGGIKVTYGEKVVDHNLQVKISVKDSGIGIPKDKLKSIFDRFIQIDSGISKKHEGSGLGLYITYLLIELMEGHIEVNSVENEGTEFIIDLKFPLSEVTPITPLLPSEAIDLSGSKILIVDDNKINVLMLKKTIENFGIESSWVSNGKEAVEAVANNDYDLVLMDIHMPEMDGFEATKEIRKTDLDIIIIGFSADVTKETIQEAKLVGMNDYFTKPISFDKLRQDLSLYLIKASNI; from the coding sequence ATGACTATTAAATTCTCTAGCAATCTATTAATATTTCCTATAGTTGTTTTTTTTAGCCTTTCGACTGTGGTGGTTTTGCTATGGAATAGTTCCTTGAAAGGGCATAAGGAATTATTGTTGAACGAGGTGGAGACCAACGGAATTTTTAGGTTCAATGAATTCTTGTCTTCCGGTAAGGAAAATATCACTTCCCTAGAAAACTTAGGCAAACGTATTGAGATGACCAATGGGGCATATTTTAAATATTGGGAGGAAGATGCTGAGCTTATTTTAAAACAAAACCCATCTTTTAAATTTGTGGAATGGATAGATAGTTCCATGACCATTAAAAAGGTGACGCCTTTGAAGGGAAATGAATCGGTGATCGATTTAAATATTTCCGGATTGCCCAGAGTAAAGGAGTGGACTAGGCATGTACAGGATTCCTCAACCAATATATCCTCATGGACCAATTTAGCTCAGGGGGGGAGTTCCTTTTTAGTGGATGTGCCTGTGTTTTTTGATGATAAGTTTCAGGGAACCATTACCGCAGGAATGGATTTCACCGTTCCGTTTAACAAGCTTGTTAGCGATCTAACCAATGGTATAGGCGAGTTTTCCATAGAACTTAAAGATAATGAAGGGACCGTGTTTTATCAATATAACGACCCTAAACCAGATTATTTTAAGAAGGAATATGTATTTGTTAGGTCGTATGAAATTGATGAAGTGGATGGAGAGAATTGGACCTTCTCCCTTATGCCCAGTGATTTAAATATATTAAAGGAACGGAAAAGAGAGGCTTATAGCGATTTGGTGTTTGGTATACTACTCTCCCTACTCACTAGTTTCTTGATATATTTTTATTTGGCTTCCCGTAAAGAGAATATACGGTTTAGGGAATTGAATGCAAAGCTTAGCGATGTCAATGCAAATTTAAAGAAGGAGCAAATTAAGGTAGAAAAAGCGTCCAAGGCAAAAACAGAGTTTGTATCCAATATGAGTCATGAAATACGAACGCCATTAAATGCAATACTCGGTTTTATAGAGATCTTAAAAGTATCAAATTTGGACCACTCCTTGATAGAAATTTTGTCCCTAATGGATATTTCCTCTAAGAAATTACTGTTGCTGGTGAATGATATTTTGGAAATCGATAAAATTGAATCTGGGAAAATAGGATTCAAGAATGAGGTGTTCTCACCCTCGGCAGAGTTGCAAAATATTCTTAGTATTTACAGCCCCAGTATGGAGGCTAAAGGCCTTACTGTTCAGTTGAATTTTGGGATGTGTGAGAATCTCGCTGTGTTGGGGGATATGGGAAAATATGGACAAATATTGACCAACCTATTGAGGAATGCACTTAAATTCACCATAGAGGGAGGCATAAAAGTGACCTATGGTGAAAAGGTAGTTGATCATAACCTACAGGTGAAAATTAGTGTAAAAGACAGCGGAATCGGAATTCCAAAAGATAAATTGAAATCTATATTTGATCGATTTATTCAGATAGATTCCGGTATTTCCAAAAAACATGAGGGTAGTGGTCTAGGATTGTATATCACCTACCTTTTAATAGAGCTTATGGAAGGTCATATAGAGGTGAACAGTGTGGAGAATGAGGGAACCGAATTTATTATAGATCTAAAATTTCCACTCTCCGAAGTAACTCCTATAACTCCATTACTTCCTTCGGAAGCCATTGATCTGAGTGGCTCTAAAATCCTGATCGTAGATGATAACAAGATCAATGTACTGATGTTGAAAAAAACTATTGAGAATTTTGGGATAGAATCTAGCTGGGTTTCCAATGGGAAGGAGGCTGTGGAAGCTGTAGCTAACAATGATTATGATTTGGTCTTAATGGATATTCATATGCCCGAGATGGACGGCTTTGAGGCAACCAAGGAAATCAGAAAAACTGATCTGGATATTATAATTATTGGTTTCTCCGCCGATGTCACCAAGGAAACCATTCAGGAGGCGAAGCTTGTTGGAATGAATGATTATTTTACCAAGCCTATCTCTTTCGATAAACTGAGGCAGGATCTTTCCCTATATCTTATCAAGGCTTCAAATATTTAG
- a CDS encoding TerB family tellurite resistance protein produces MSFVDLYSSGTHRRNLAHFAAIATLAAIDGEVNEEERELLDRFANKLDITEEEYKEVMSEENKYPINPPTNSEERLERLYDLFRIIFADHYIEEQERSLITKYAIGLGYKSEAADIIIQKSIDIFSGRIAFDDYLYLLKH; encoded by the coding sequence ATGTCTTTCGTAGATCTATATAGTAGTGGTACCCATAGAAGAAATTTAGCCCATTTTGCGGCCATTGCTACTTTGGCAGCCATTGATGGGGAGGTAAATGAGGAGGAAAGAGAATTGTTGGACCGTTTCGCCAATAAATTGGATATCACGGAGGAAGAGTACAAGGAGGTGATGAGCGAGGAAAACAAATATCCTATTAACCCTCCCACCAATTCAGAAGAACGTTTAGAAAGATTATACGATCTTTTCAGGATCATCTTTGCAGATCACTATATAGAGGAACAAGAACGATCTTTAATCACCAAATACGCAATAGGGTTGGGCTATAAATCTGAAGCTGCTGATATTATCATACAAAAATCTATCGATATCTTTAGTGGAAGGATAGCATTTGACGACTACTTATATCTTTTAAAGCATTAG